In Euphorbia lathyris chromosome 9, ddEupLath1.1, whole genome shotgun sequence, the following are encoded in one genomic region:
- the LOC136206023 gene encoding pentatricopeptide repeat-containing protein At1g63080, mitochondrial-like → MLRSSSRRLRTSFSSHHHQVLIPISANSFSHHQIHTPAKVRGATTQYNFHDVMSSFNHMLRVNPSPSIIQFNKLLSVLVRMKHFQTVLSFSNQMEFVGISPDICTANILINCFCHLHRVDFGFSVLGKTFKLGLKPNIITFNTLINGLCIQAKVAEAVDCFDKIVSIGYQPDVQTYNMIVNSLSKMGKFNVAFGLFEEMARRGCEPNLVTYNSLIDSLCKYGPVKEAFHLFFKITNEGILPDVVTYSSLLHALCYSGQWKKASTLFSDMLDQNIAPNIVTFSILVDELCKKGMVDKARCVVGTMIQQGIELNVITYSSLIDGFGLEGCNLMCKHIL, encoded by the coding sequence ATGCTAAGGTCGAGCAGCAGACGTCTTCGCACTTCGTTTTCATCTCATCATCATCAGGTACTAATTCCTATTTCTGCGAATTCATTTTCTCATCATCAAATTCATACTCCAGCAAAAGTGAGAGGAGCTACAACCCAATACAACTTTCATGATGTCATGTCTTCCTTCAATCATATGCTTCGTGTGAATCCATCCCCTTCTATCATTCAATTCAACAAATTGTTATCTGTCCTAGTTAGAATGAAGCATTTCCAGACTGTCCTTTCTTTCTCCAATCAGATGGAGTTTGTGGGAATTTCGCCTGATATTTGTACTGCTAATATTTTGATCAATTGCTTTTGCCATTTACACCGGGTCGATTTTGGATTCTCTGTTTTAGGGAAAACGTTCAAACTTGGTTTGAAGCCTAACATCATAACCTTTAACACTCTGATTAATGGTTTATGTATACAAGCTAAAGTTGCTGAAGCAGTAGATTGTTTTGACAAGATAGTCTCCATAGGATATCAACCTGATGTACAAACTTATAACATGATTGTCAATTCTCTATCTAAAATGGGAAAATTCAATGTGGCCTTTGGTTTGTTTGAAGAAATGGCTAGGAGAGGTTGTGAGCCTAATCTGGTGACATACAATTCTTTAATTGATAGTCTTTGCAAGTATGGTCCGGTTAAGGAAGCATTTCACCTATTCTTCAAGATTACAAATGAAGGAATTTTGCCTGATGTTGTTACCTACAGTTCTTTACTTCACGCTTTATGCTATTCAGGGCAGTGGAAAAAAGCTTCTACATTGTTCAGTGACATGTTGGATCAGAACATAGCACCAAATATAGTTACCTTTAGTATACTTGTTGATGAATTATGCAAGAAAGGAATGGTGGATAAGGCTAGATGTGTGGTCGGAACAATGATTCAACAAGGTATAGAGCTCAATGTTATCACTTACAGTTCGTTAATAGATGGATTTGGTTTGGAGGGTTGCAACCTGATGTGCAAACATATACTATAA